A stretch of Coccidioides posadasii str. Silveira chromosome 2, complete sequence DNA encodes these proteins:
- a CDS encoding uncharacterized protein (EggNog:ENOG410PHE7~COG:C) — MPIATSFALKNTSIRIPARGLGTFQVDPSLYPEGSVKDSVLHALKVGYRHIDAALAYGWGSVERDIGAAIRASGVPREDVFVVTKLHNCFHAPEDVEVGMNMSLKNLGLAYVDLYLMHFPYAYTKGENYSTVRKLDGKPVVDIELSRAFDTTWKAMENLVDQGKAKLIGVSNFSTPKLKRLLSVCRIFPVVNQVELNPYFPQKTLLRFCHEHEIHVTAYGPLGCTPVPYLIGRKTPGPLEDCTVKAMAERYSRTPAQIILAHLIMLGVSVIPKSNNLSRISENFDCLVELSPEDHAALGQLMGSNGEKAVRNLETKEYLGFDNFNEEFEEP, encoded by the exons ATGCCTATCGCTACCTCCTTCGCGCTCAAGAATACTTCCATTCGTATTCCCGCCCGCGGCCTAGGAACCTTCCAAGTTGATCCCAGCCTGTACCCAGAAGGATCCGTCAAAGATTCTGTTCTCCATGCGTTGAAGGTTGGATACAGACACATTGACGCGGCGCTGGCGTATGGTTGGGGTTCGGTAGAAAGAGACATAGGCGCTGCGATCCGTGCGAGCGGTGTTCCGAGGGAGGATGTGTTTGTGGTGACGAAGCT TCATAATTGCTTCCATGCGCCCGAAGATGTCGAGGTTGGGATGAATATGAGCCTGAAGAATTTGGGGCTCGCCTATG TCGATCTATATCTGATGCACT TTCCATATGCGTATACCAAAGGGGAAAATTACTCCACTGTGAGAAAGCTGGACGGAAAA CCTGTTGTTGACATCGAGCTCTCGAGAGCGTTTGACACCACCTGGAAAGCCATGGAGAATTTAGTAGACCAAGGCAAAGCAAAACTAATAG GGGTATCGAATTTCTCAACCCCTAAGTTGAAGCGTCTCTTGAGCGTCTGCCGTATCTTCCCAGTTGTGAACCAGGTTGAACTCAACCCGTATTTCCCGCAGAAGACACTCCTGCGATTTTGTCACGAGCACGAAATCCATGTTACTGCATACGGACCTCTGGGCTGCACACCAGTCCCATACTTAATTGGAAGAAAAACCCCTGGTCCACTTGAAGACTGCACT GTTAAGGCAATGGCGGAAAGGTATTCTCGGACTCCAGCGCAAATTATACTGGCTCATTTGATCATGTTGGGTGTATCTGTGATACCGAAAAGTAATAATTTGTcaagaatctcagaaaacTTTGACTGCTTGGTGGAGCTGAGTCCCGAAGACCATGCTGCGCTTGGTCAGCTCATGGGTTCAAACGGAGAGAAAGCCGTACGGAATCTGGAGACAAAAGAGTATCTCGGCTTCGATAACTTCAATGAGGAGTTCGAAGAGCCCTGA